From Varibaculum massiliense, a single genomic window includes:
- the aroA gene encoding 3-phosphoshikimate 1-carboxyvinyltransferase yields the protein MTIWNAPVGNRPLNAVISLPPSKSLTARSLVLALLAKEPTFIANPLHCRDTDLMIAGIKEFGAQVTEQSGGILVTPPAKLTPQTGVVECGLAGTVMRFLAPVALLSGQPVRFQGDEAASARPMQGLQDALAQLGAQFSDMPKPGHLPFTISGQITPSDQLKQLKINAAASSQFVSALLLVSPALPFEMQIEVDSVLPSIRHVEMTIAEVNACGGEIENLGGETGDWNTRQIRHLWRCKPASLRGGERIIEPDLTNAGPFLAAAMICGGQVSIPHWPAKTFQPGDAWRQLLTPMGARIYRTPEGSLVCQGRGVIGGTRSDLEALGELTPTLAALCALAVEPSKLTGIGHLRGHETDRLSALETEINRLGGKAHARENSLAISPAPLHAALVKTYGDHRMAMFAALIGLQVPGLQVADIECVGKTFPNFTATWEAMLAGANGAA from the coding sequence GTGACTATCTGGAATGCCCCCGTTGGAAACCGCCCTCTAAATGCGGTAATCTCCCTGCCGCCCTCTAAATCTTTGACTGCCCGCTCCCTAGTTTTAGCCCTGCTGGCTAAAGAACCCACTTTCATCGCTAATCCGCTGCATTGCCGCGACACCGATTTGATGATTGCCGGTATCAAAGAGTTCGGTGCCCAGGTTACCGAGCAATCCGGCGGAATCCTAGTCACTCCCCCAGCTAAGCTAACCCCCCAAACCGGGGTGGTCGAATGTGGTCTAGCAGGTACGGTGATGCGTTTTTTGGCGCCGGTAGCACTACTGAGTGGTCAACCAGTACGTTTTCAAGGGGACGAGGCTGCCAGTGCGCGTCCCATGCAAGGACTACAGGACGCCCTTGCTCAGCTGGGAGCCCAGTTTAGCGATATGCCAAAACCAGGACATTTACCTTTTACTATCAGCGGGCAAATTACTCCCAGTGACCAGCTGAAACAACTGAAGATAAATGCTGCCGCCTCGTCCCAATTCGTCTCTGCGCTGCTTTTAGTTTCCCCGGCACTACCTTTTGAAATGCAAATCGAGGTGGACTCGGTACTCCCCTCTATTCGCCATGTGGAAATGACTATCGCGGAAGTAAACGCCTGTGGCGGAGAAATCGAGAACTTGGGTGGAGAAACCGGAGATTGGAACACTCGCCAGATTCGGCATCTGTGGCGCTGTAAGCCTGCTTCGTTGCGCGGGGGCGAGCGGATTATTGAACCGGACTTAACCAATGCCGGACCTTTCCTGGCCGCCGCCATGATTTGCGGGGGGCAAGTTAGTATCCCCCATTGGCCAGCAAAGACTTTTCAACCCGGGGATGCTTGGCGGCAACTCCTAACCCCTATGGGGGCGCGTATCTACCGCACCCCGGAGGGTAGCCTGGTCTGTCAAGGGCGGGGGGTCATCGGGGGAACCCGCAGTGACCTAGAGGCTCTCGGGGAGCTTACTCCCACCTTAGCGGCGCTGTGTGCTTTGGCGGTAGAGCCTTCCAAACTAACCGGTATCGGACATTTGCGGGGACACGAAACTGACCGTTTAAGCGCCCTGGAAACCGAGATTAACCGCTTGGGCGGAAAAGCTCATGCGCGGGAAAATTCCCTGGCAATTTCTCCGGCACCTTTGCACGCCGCTTTGGTCAAAACTTATGGTGACCACCGGATGGCGATGTTTGCTGCTCTAATTGGTTTGCAGGTTCCGGGGCTACAGGTAGCAGATATCGAGTGCGTGGGTAAAACCTTCCCGAACTTTACTGCGACTTGGGAAGCTATGTTGGCCGGTGCTAATGGCGCGGCGTGA
- a CDS encoding sigma-70 family RNA polymerase sigma factor, translated as METDTLAVQLTDAPSPDGKGNYAGETAREKENLPGAATDRQAESEEKSALAERFSAEALPLLDQLYAGALRLTRRPADAEDLVQETYMQAFRKFNQYQPGTNLKAWMYRIMTNTLLNQYRSKSRRPQEDGSGEISDQAQVAQSLHHQVGMPSAETIALERVPNETIQAAFDQLSDENRTVVYLADVEQFSYKEISQILGIPLGTVMSRLHRGRSQLRKELAEYAREYGIGVER; from the coding sequence ATGGAAACCGATACCTTAGCTGTGCAGCTTACCGATGCGCCCTCCCCTGACGGTAAAGGTAACTATGCCGGGGAAACGGCGAGGGAGAAGGAAAATCTTCCCGGCGCTGCCACAGATAGACAGGCAGAATCAGAGGAAAAATCTGCTTTGGCGGAGCGTTTTTCCGCCGAAGCCTTACCGCTACTAGATCAGCTTTATGCGGGGGCGTTGCGCCTTACTCGCAGACCTGCCGATGCCGAAGATTTGGTACAAGAAACCTATATGCAGGCTTTCCGTAAATTCAACCAGTACCAGCCAGGCACAAACCTTAAAGCCTGGATGTACCGGATAATGACGAATACTTTATTGAATCAGTACCGTTCGAAAAGTCGCCGACCGCAAGAGGACGGCTCCGGTGAAATCTCTGATCAGGCGCAGGTTGCACAGTCTTTGCATCATCAGGTGGGAATGCCCTCGGCGGAAACCATTGCCCTAGAGCGTGTGCCTAATGAAACTATCCAGGCGGCCTTTGATCAGCTTTCAGATGAAAACCGGACCGTGGTGTACTTAGCGGATGTGGAACAGTTCAGCTACAAGGAAATATCCCAGATTCTGGGGATTCCTCTGGGTACAGTGATGTCTAGGCTGCATCGCGGACGCAGTCAATTGCGAAAAGAATTAGCCGAGTATGCCCGGGAATACGGAATCGGGGTGGAACGATGA